Proteins co-encoded in one Mesorhizobium huakuii genomic window:
- a CDS encoding aminotransferase yields MKNESRVLDMARHFHSQTDPRLHEDHGPLTIVTGQGATIVDDAGNRYIEGMGGLWCASLGFSDSRLADAADRQMRKLAVYHTFNHRSNEPTVELVEQLAALAPFDNARVFLVGSGSEANDTMVKLAWYYQAARGRPDKRKIISRFGAFHGSTIMGAALSGLPHMHKSFNLPPLPVIFAARPFHYLDGLPAEAERDYATRLAQELEALILAEGPETIAAMIAEPIMGAGGVLVPPEDYFPKIQAVLRKYDILMLSDEVVCGFGRTGNWFGSQTFGMEPDMLSIAKGLSSGHLPIGGVIISDKIYQCVADEAHKVGVFGHGFTYSGHPVTAAVAAEAIKIYREIDLVSQARRLGDYLHGALADALDDHTLVGEVRGRALSRGFRSSRIAPPVAPSRRSCELAPMSSGGAASTAS; encoded by the coding sequence ATGAAGAACGAATCGCGCGTGCTGGACATGGCCAGGCACTTTCATTCCCAGACAGATCCACGCTTGCATGAAGACCACGGCCCGTTGACGATCGTGACCGGCCAGGGCGCGACCATCGTCGATGACGCCGGCAACCGCTACATCGAGGGGATGGGCGGACTCTGGTGCGCCTCGCTTGGCTTCAGCGACAGCCGGCTGGCCGACGCTGCTGACCGCCAGATGCGCAAACTGGCCGTCTACCACACCTTCAACCACCGTTCGAACGAGCCCACGGTCGAACTCGTCGAACAGCTTGCCGCGTTGGCGCCATTCGACAACGCGCGCGTTTTTCTAGTGGGCTCCGGTTCGGAAGCCAATGACACAATGGTCAAGCTCGCCTGGTATTACCAGGCCGCGCGAGGGCGTCCCGACAAACGCAAGATTATCAGCAGGTTTGGCGCCTTCCACGGCAGTACGATCATGGGCGCGGCGCTGAGTGGCCTGCCGCACATGCACAAGTCCTTCAATCTGCCGCCGCTTCCCGTCATATTCGCTGCGCGGCCGTTCCACTATCTTGATGGTCTGCCGGCCGAGGCGGAGCGTGACTACGCCACGCGCTTGGCCCAAGAACTCGAGGCCCTGATTCTAGCGGAGGGGCCCGAGACCATCGCCGCGATGATCGCCGAGCCGATCATGGGCGCTGGCGGCGTGCTGGTGCCACCGGAGGATTACTTTCCAAAGATCCAGGCGGTGCTGCGCAAATACGACATCCTCATGCTGTCCGACGAGGTGGTCTGCGGCTTCGGACGCACCGGGAACTGGTTCGGGAGCCAGACTTTTGGCATGGAACCGGACATGCTCTCGATCGCCAAGGGGCTTTCATCCGGTCACCTGCCCATTGGCGGCGTCATTATCTCCGACAAGATCTACCAATGCGTCGCCGACGAGGCCCACAAGGTCGGCGTGTTCGGCCACGGTTTCACCTATTCCGGTCATCCGGTGACAGCGGCCGTCGCCGCCGAGGCGATCAAGATCTACCGCGAGATCGATCTCGTTAGTCAGGCGCGTCGTCTCGGCGATTACCTCCATGGAGCGCTCGCCGACGCGCTCGACGACCATACGCTTGTCGGCGAGGTCCGCGGCCGCGCTTTATCGCGGGGATTCAGATCGTCGAGGATCGCGCCGCCCGTCGCGCCTTCGCGCCGGAGCTGCGAATTGGCGCCGATGTCGAGCGGCGGTGCCGCGAGCACGGCGTCATGA
- a CDS encoding TOBE domain-containing protein, which produces MLSDRYIEFDKVENSSCRLPRCEQPRTGFVAGFIGENNKLIGVVSRQRHGECQAEIDGGVTIIARCDPAHEWREGKEVTISIRPENVCVGPQADAPDIVISACVSEVIYLGDHVRLHLILSGGGVLVAKRPNRRTWNIAAARRCASAGARPTVSSGRPTREPPGKARAGTSQILTR; this is translated from the coding sequence ATGCTGTCTGATCGCTACATCGAATTCGACAAGGTCGAGAACAGCAGCTGTCGACTCCCGCGATGCGAGCAGCCGCGAACCGGTTTCGTCGCGGGGTTCATCGGCGAGAACAACAAGCTGATCGGCGTCGTATCGCGCCAGCGACATGGCGAGTGCCAAGCGGAGATCGATGGCGGCGTGACGATCATCGCCCGCTGTGACCCCGCGCACGAATGGCGGGAGGGTAAGGAGGTCACCATCTCCATACGCCCTGAAAACGTCTGTGTGGGTCCGCAAGCCGACGCTCCCGACATCGTCATCTCAGCATGCGTGTCCGAAGTCATTTATCTTGGTGATCATGTTCGCCTACACCTGATCTTATCGGGTGGAGGCGTTCTCGTCGCCAAACGTCCGAACCGCCGGACGTGGAATATCGCGGCGGCGAGACGTTGCGCATCGGCTGGAGCGCGGCCGACGGTGTCGTCCGGCCGCCCGACAAGGGAGCCCCCCGGCAAGGCGCGAGCCGGCACAAGTCAAATCCTGACCAGATGA
- a CDS encoding NAD-dependent succinate-semialdehyde dehydrogenase, with product MLQKTSHFMRQANLINGEWVQADSGQTVDVNNPATGLKIGTVPKSGKAETHRAIEAAATAFKTWRKTTALERSKLLRKLHDAMMDNQDVLAELLTIEQGKSLFESKGEIGSAASYILWFAEEGRRTYGDVVPSPWADRRILVTKEPVGVIAAITPWNFPSSMLARKLGPALAAGCTAVVKPASQTPYSGLAWGTLAEEVGFPKGVVNILTGSASEIGDEICANPLVSKITFTGSTEVGKLLIQKSSVTVKKVSMELGGNAPFIVFDDADIERAVAGAITAKYRNSGQTCVCTNRFLVQAGVYDKFVEKLAAASNGLKVGSGLEEGVQQGPLIDEKAVEKVEELIADATAKGGKVVAGGKRHALGGSFFQPTVIANATPKMRFMKEEIFGPVAPVFKFETEEEAIALANDTEFGLACYFYTGDLGRAFRVMEGLKYGMVGVNEGLITTPEAPFGGVKESGLGKEGGHQGIEDYLDTKYVCIGGLGL from the coding sequence ATGCTTCAGAAAACCAGCCATTTCATGCGGCAGGCCAATCTCATCAACGGCGAATGGGTGCAGGCCGATAGCGGCCAGACGGTCGACGTTAACAACCCGGCCACCGGCCTCAAGATCGGCACCGTGCCGAAATCGGGCAAGGCCGAGACCCACCGCGCCATCGAGGCCGCCGCCACCGCCTTCAAGACATGGCGCAAGACCACCGCGCTCGAACGCTCGAAGCTGCTGCGCAAGCTGCACGACGCGATGATGGACAATCAGGACGTGCTGGCCGAACTGCTGACCATCGAGCAGGGCAAATCATTGTTTGAATCGAAGGGCGAAATCGGCTCGGCCGCGTCCTACATCCTTTGGTTCGCCGAAGAGGGCCGTCGCACCTATGGCGACGTCGTGCCGTCGCCATGGGCGGACCGCCGCATCCTGGTGACCAAGGAGCCCGTCGGCGTCATCGCCGCCATCACGCCATGGAATTTTCCTTCGTCGATGCTGGCCCGCAAGCTCGGCCCGGCGCTCGCCGCCGGCTGCACCGCCGTCGTCAAGCCGGCCTCGCAGACGCCGTACTCGGGTCTCGCCTGGGGCACACTGGCCGAGGAAGTCGGTTTCCCCAAGGGGGTCGTCAACATCCTGACTGGTTCGGCCAGCGAGATCGGTGACGAGATCTGCGCCAATCCGCTGGTGTCGAAGATCACCTTCACCGGATCGACCGAGGTCGGCAAGCTTCTGATCCAGAAGTCGTCGGTCACCGTCAAGAAGGTGTCGATGGAGCTCGGCGGCAACGCGCCGTTCATCGTCTTCGACGACGCCGATATCGAGCGTGCCGTCGCCGGCGCCATCACCGCCAAATATCGCAATTCAGGCCAGACCTGTGTCTGTACCAACCGCTTCCTGGTTCAGGCCGGCGTCTATGACAAGTTCGTCGAAAAGCTGGCTGCCGCCAGCAATGGGCTGAAGGTCGGTTCCGGCCTCGAAGAAGGTGTCCAGCAGGGACCGCTGATCGACGAGAAAGCGGTCGAGAAGGTCGAGGAGCTGATTGCCGACGCTACTGCCAAGGGCGGCAAGGTCGTTGCCGGCGGCAAGCGCCATGCGCTCGGCGGTTCGTTCTTCCAGCCGACCGTCATTGCCAATGCGACGCCCAAGATGCGCTTCATGAAGGAAGAGATCTTTGGCCCGGTCGCGCCAGTGTTCAAGTTCGAGACCGAAGAGGAAGCCATCGCGCTCGCCAACGACACCGAGTTCGGCCTTGCCTGCTATTTCTACACCGGTGATCTCGGCCGCGCCTTCCGCGTCATGGAAGGGTTGAAATACGGCATGGTCGGCGTCAATGAGGGCCTCATCACCACGCCGGAGGCGCCGTTCGGCGGCGTCAAGGAATCCGGCCTTGGCAAGGAAGGTGGACATCAGGGCATCGAGGATTATCTCGACACCAAATATGTCTGCATCGGCGGACTTGGTCTCTAG
- a CDS encoding aminotransferase class IV gives MTLPSASDGIAFIDGSYVPIAEARIPILDRGFVRSDATYDVAHVWNGRFFRLRDHMARFNASMRGLRMTLPLDDAQIEGILTECVSRSGLRDAYVQMTCTRGVPPKGTRDPRLCENRFYAFAQPFVWLANEEQRGRGLSMIISDIRRIPAESIDPRIKNFHWLDLTMGIFEAYDRGATVVVLSDTEGNVTEGPGFNIFIVKDGALATPDSGVFEGMTRRCVVELSREIGIPCDLRMVTAAQVRDADEVFITSTAGGIMPVTTIDARPVSQASVGGITTKLRDLYWERHRTTWLGEPIIYKDEP, from the coding sequence ATGACCTTGCCATCCGCGTCCGATGGAATCGCTTTCATCGACGGCTCCTATGTACCGATCGCCGAGGCACGAATTCCGATCCTTGATCGCGGCTTCGTGCGCTCCGATGCTACCTACGACGTGGCGCATGTCTGGAATGGTCGCTTCTTCAGGTTGCGTGACCATATGGCGCGCTTCAACGCTTCGATGCGGGGGCTGCGCATGACGCTACCGCTCGACGACGCCCAGATCGAAGGCATCCTGACCGAATGCGTCAGCCGCAGCGGACTGCGCGACGCCTATGTGCAGATGACTTGTACCCGCGGTGTGCCGCCAAAGGGCACTCGCGATCCACGCTTGTGTGAGAACAGGTTCTACGCCTTCGCGCAGCCATTCGTCTGGCTGGCGAATGAGGAGCAGCGTGGTCGGGGTCTGTCGATGATCATCAGCGATATTCGTCGTATTCCAGCTGAATCCATCGATCCACGCATCAAGAATTTTCACTGGCTCGACCTGACGATGGGCATCTTCGAAGCTTACGATCGCGGTGCCACCGTCGTCGTACTCTCGGACACGGAAGGCAACGTCACCGAAGGTCCGGGCTTCAACATTTTCATCGTCAAGGACGGTGCCTTAGCGACGCCGGACAGCGGTGTCTTCGAAGGCATGACGCGTCGGTGCGTGGTGGAGCTTTCACGCGAAATTGGTATCCCGTGCGACTTGCGCATGGTGACCGCGGCGCAGGTGCGCGATGCCGACGAGGTCTTCATCACCAGCACCGCCGGCGGCATCATGCCCGTGACCACAATCGACGCGCGGCCCGTGAGCCAAGCCAGCGTGGGCGGCATCACGACGAAACTGCGCGATCTTTACTGGGAGCGCCACAGGACAACCTGGCTCGGTGAGCCAATCATTTATAAGGATGAGCCTTGA
- a CDS encoding SDR family NAD(P)-dependent oxidoreductase produces MSATGNVYVVTGGTHGIGAACVRRLAEQEDAAVVFTGRDQAAAGEIVSSFANARFIACDVRDETECRTVVNAAMTLGHGKIAGLVNNAGMTGRGAFEAATLCDWDEIMTVNTRSSFVFTSAALPGLRAARGSVVMMSSVAGLTGEEGLAIYSASKAALIALTRSLALEISEVRFNAVCPGQIATRMMAGTLAIPGRRTLLESRIPVGRLGTPEDVAEAVAWLLAPASSFVNGIVMPVDGGESAGLKTPTRPENSTGS; encoded by the coding sequence TTGAGCGCGACAGGCAACGTCTATGTCGTGACCGGCGGCACGCACGGCATCGGCGCCGCCTGTGTCCGGCGGCTTGCCGAGCAGGAAGACGCGGCCGTCGTTTTCACCGGTCGCGACCAGGCCGCCGCGGGGGAAATCGTGTCCAGCTTCGCCAATGCGCGTTTCATCGCCTGTGATGTCCGCGACGAAACCGAATGCCGGACGGTCGTGAATGCCGCGATGACGCTCGGCCACGGGAAGATCGCCGGACTGGTCAACAACGCCGGCATGACGGGGCGAGGGGCTTTCGAAGCCGCCACCCTCTGTGACTGGGACGAGATCATGACGGTGAATACACGCTCGTCGTTTGTCTTCACCAGCGCGGCGCTGCCGGGACTGCGCGCGGCGCGTGGATCGGTGGTGATGATGTCGTCAGTGGCCGGGCTGACGGGCGAGGAGGGGTTGGCTATCTACTCGGCCTCCAAGGCCGCGCTCATCGCCTTGACCCGGTCGCTGGCATTGGAGATCAGCGAAGTTCGGTTCAATGCCGTCTGCCCCGGCCAGATCGCAACCAGGATGATGGCGGGCACGCTTGCCATTCCTGGCCGCAGGACTCTGTTGGAAAGCCGCATTCCGGTCGGTCGTTTGGGAACCCCCGAAGACGTCGCCGAGGCCGTGGCCTGGTTGTTGGCGCCGGCTTCGTCCTTCGTCAACGGCATCGTCATGCCGGTCGATGGCGGCGAGAGCGCGGGATTGAAGACGCCGACCCGGCCTGAAAACAGCACCGGTTCATGA
- the torT gene encoding TMAO reductase system periplasmic protein TorT, translating to MTKNRAFRSILAAAFVSGVAVLPNAAQAKDWWPFKINAAKGGDLKKVEAIDYVPLEKAEKPWNLCVLFPHLKDSYWVSVDYGIVEEAKRLGVKVTVLQAGGYDALPKQLSQYDDCVASGAQGILVAAISEAGLAAKLKEGNAKGLVQIAVANPILETPITARITPDTYQKGFQEGEYLKKYLGDKKTTAIGLPGPQGSGWAESYMAGFRDSTKTGNIKLLAELYGEPGVPQSLRLIEDALQTHPDLNVIWGGAAAAEAAVSAVADAGRDDVVIMSSYENQTMLKLVKEGKVLGFAAEYPVMMGRISVDLAVRALEKKDYEKVLLVAPGIVTKDNIDKIDPTQIFAPDGWKPEFSVQ from the coding sequence ATGACCAAGAATCGCGCTTTCCGATCCATCCTCGCGGCGGCTTTCGTCTCGGGCGTGGCCGTCCTGCCCAACGCCGCCCAGGCCAAGGATTGGTGGCCCTTCAAAATCAACGCGGCCAAGGGCGGCGATTTGAAAAAAGTCGAGGCGATCGACTACGTGCCGTTGGAGAAGGCCGAGAAGCCCTGGAACCTGTGCGTTCTGTTTCCCCACCTCAAGGACAGCTACTGGGTCTCCGTCGACTATGGCATCGTCGAAGAAGCAAAGCGCCTGGGTGTCAAGGTGACAGTGCTGCAGGCCGGCGGCTATGACGCGCTGCCAAAGCAGCTGTCGCAATATGACGATTGCGTCGCATCCGGTGCCCAGGGCATACTTGTCGCCGCCATCTCGGAAGCCGGCCTGGCGGCCAAGCTGAAGGAAGGCAACGCCAAGGGCCTTGTCCAGATCGCGGTCGCCAATCCCATTCTCGAAACCCCGATCACCGCGCGTATCACGCCCGACACCTACCAGAAGGGTTTTCAGGAGGGTGAGTACCTCAAGAAGTACCTCGGCGATAAAAAGACGACCGCGATCGGCCTGCCGGGTCCGCAGGGGTCGGGTTGGGCAGAGAGCTATATGGCGGGCTTCCGCGACAGCACCAAAACCGGCAACATCAAGCTCCTGGCCGAGCTCTATGGTGAACCCGGCGTTCCGCAAAGCCTGCGCCTCATCGAGGATGCCCTGCAGACCCATCCCGACCTCAACGTCATTTGGGGCGGGGCCGCGGCGGCGGAAGCCGCCGTCAGCGCCGTCGCCGACGCCGGCCGTGACGACGTCGTCATCATGTCTTCCTACGAGAACCAGACGATGCTGAAGCTGGTCAAGGAAGGCAAGGTGCTTGGCTTCGCCGCCGAATATCCCGTCATGATGGGGCGCATCAGTGTCGACCTCGCGGTGCGCGCCTTGGAAAAGAAGGACTATGAGAAGGTTCTTCTGGTCGCGCCCGGCATTGTGACGAAGGACAACATCGACAAGATCGACCCGACACAGATTTTCGCGCCCGATGGGTGGAAGCCTGAATTTTCGGTACAATAG
- a CDS encoding sugar ABC transporter ATP-binding protein produces MVALDGVDFTLLSGEVHALLGENGAGKSTLINLIAGTYNWTEGSCRIDGETVPALTPQKSRDAGVAAVFQEFSLVPDLTVEENLFLGRELKGRIFLNRRAMRARAEERFREIGFHVQLDSKIETLTRAQKQMVEIAKGMLSDAKILILDEPTASLTDGEAEKLFAAIAGLKARGVGIIYVSHRMAEIRRLADRVTVLRGGRKIDTLAIAAASDATLIEMMVGQPVERLYPSISQRPSDIVLATRGLRVSGTVSDASITVRAGEIVGLAGLVGCGRSELCRAVFGLERVTSGEIELHGAVVQAPAPHSMLRAGLCYYPADRGAEGLALSRPGRENVTMAALDDPRLSHGGLLKSWRERRAIAAPLKTLGLRPMAPERAASSFSGGNQQKLVLARGLMRPVSVHVFDEPTVGIDVGAKSEVYRLMKSLVENGAAILLSSSELPELVHLANRVYVMREGRIVAELEADGISEVTVLRHYFDAETGATEAA; encoded by the coding sequence GTGGTCGCGCTTGATGGCGTCGATTTCACGCTGTTGAGCGGTGAGGTCCACGCCCTTCTCGGCGAAAACGGCGCCGGCAAGTCGACGCTCATCAATCTGATAGCGGGAACCTACAACTGGACCGAAGGTTCGTGCCGTATCGACGGCGAAACTGTTCCCGCGCTTACCCCTCAGAAATCGCGCGATGCCGGGGTCGCGGCGGTGTTCCAGGAATTCAGTCTCGTCCCCGACCTCACGGTCGAGGAGAACCTGTTTCTCGGACGCGAGCTGAAAGGACGAATTTTCCTGAACCGGCGCGCGATGCGCGCCCGCGCGGAGGAACGCTTCCGCGAAATAGGCTTCCACGTACAGCTGGACAGCAAGATCGAAACGCTGACTCGTGCGCAGAAGCAGATGGTCGAGATTGCCAAGGGCATGCTCTCGGACGCCAAGATACTCATCCTCGACGAACCGACCGCGTCGCTTACCGACGGCGAAGCGGAAAAACTCTTCGCCGCCATCGCGGGCCTCAAGGCGCGGGGCGTCGGTATCATCTATGTGTCGCACCGCATGGCTGAGATCCGTCGGCTCGCGGACCGCGTCACGGTTTTGCGAGGAGGGCGCAAGATCGACACCTTGGCCATCGCCGCGGCATCCGACGCGACGCTCATCGAGATGATGGTAGGCCAGCCGGTCGAAAGACTGTACCCGTCAATCAGCCAGCGCCCCTCCGATATCGTGCTGGCGACCAGGGGGCTGCGTGTGTCCGGCACCGTATCCGATGCCTCCATTACGGTCAGGGCTGGAGAAATCGTCGGCCTGGCCGGCCTGGTTGGCTGCGGCCGCAGCGAACTTTGCCGGGCCGTGTTCGGCCTGGAGCGGGTGACGTCCGGTGAGATCGAACTTCACGGCGCGGTGGTACAAGCACCCGCGCCGCACAGCATGCTGCGTGCCGGACTATGTTACTATCCGGCTGATCGTGGCGCCGAAGGACTTGCCCTCAGCCGCCCGGGCCGCGAGAACGTGACGATGGCCGCCTTGGATGATCCGAGACTGTCCCACGGCGGACTGCTCAAGTCCTGGCGCGAGCGCCGGGCGATAGCCGCCCCGTTGAAGACACTGGGCCTGCGACCGATGGCGCCCGAACGCGCGGCGTCGTCCTTTTCCGGCGGCAACCAGCAGAAACTTGTGCTGGCGCGGGGTCTGATGCGCCCGGTCTCGGTTCATGTTTTCGACGAACCCACGGTCGGTATCGACGTCGGCGCCAAAAGCGAAGTCTACCGGCTAATGAAAAGCCTGGTCGAGAATGGCGCGGCGATCCTGCTGTCATCGTCTGAACTGCCTGAGCTCGTTCACCTGGCCAACCGCGTCTATGTCATGCGCGAAGGGCGCATAGTCGCCGAACTCGAAGCCGACGGCATCAGCGAGGTGACCGTGTTGCGCCATTATTTCGACGCCGAAACCGGCGCCACGGAGGCGGCATGA
- a CDS encoding ABC transporter permease, with translation MTTDALRRRFLETGGIVILLLVAVATAAAIIEPRFLNRLNILNVLRNFSFLAVPAIGQMIVMTTGGFDLSVGATMALASVVTAAAMAAMPEAQGIQLLLPVALALASGACVGLVNGTLVARLALSPFMVTLASLSIVAGITLYYTQGIPIYGVSDAFVDAMGRGQVLGLPPVLLLAIAVIAIAIVLQRRTPLGRHFYAVGGNAGAARLSGVRTHRVLITAYVLSGLLAALTGVLITARIGSGQSTIGGTLGLETIAAAVIGGVSLRGGSGRAENVAMAALCLAIIANAMNLTQIDSKFQTLVLGTVLIGALAFDRIVQGRRANV, from the coding sequence ATGACCACCGATGCGCTGCGGCGACGTTTTCTGGAAACCGGCGGGATCGTCATCCTGCTTCTGGTCGCGGTCGCGACGGCGGCCGCGATCATCGAACCGCGTTTTCTGAACCGCCTAAACATCCTCAACGTGCTGCGCAATTTTTCCTTCCTGGCGGTTCCAGCGATCGGCCAGATGATCGTCATGACCACGGGCGGCTTTGATCTGTCAGTTGGCGCCACCATGGCGTTGGCGTCCGTGGTCACGGCCGCGGCAATGGCCGCGATGCCCGAAGCGCAAGGGATCCAACTGCTCCTACCGGTGGCGCTGGCTCTGGCCAGTGGCGCCTGTGTTGGCCTGGTAAACGGCACGCTGGTGGCGCGCCTTGCCCTGTCCCCTTTCATGGTCACATTGGCATCGTTGTCGATCGTCGCCGGCATTACGCTCTACTACACGCAGGGCATCCCGATATATGGCGTTTCCGACGCCTTCGTCGATGCCATGGGGCGAGGGCAAGTGCTTGGGCTGCCACCTGTCTTGCTGCTCGCGATAGCGGTGATCGCCATCGCCATCGTTCTGCAGCGACGGACCCCGCTCGGGCGCCACTTCTACGCCGTCGGCGGCAACGCCGGCGCCGCCCGGCTGTCGGGAGTGCGAACCCACCGTGTGCTGATAACCGCCTACGTGTTGTCTGGTCTGCTGGCGGCGCTCACCGGCGTCCTGATCACCGCTCGCATCGGTTCCGGCCAGTCCACGATCGGCGGTACGCTGGGACTGGAGACGATCGCGGCGGCGGTGATCGGCGGCGTTTCACTGCGAGGCGGTTCAGGCCGTGCTGAGAACGTCGCCATGGCGGCGCTGTGCCTGGCGATCATCGCCAATGCGATGAATCTCACGCAGATCGACAGCAAGTTCCAGACGCTGGTGCTGGGTACCGTGCTCATCGGCGCGCTGGCTTTCGACCGTATCGTTCAGGGGAGGCGGGCCAATGTCTGA
- a CDS encoding ABC transporter permease, whose protein sequence is MSDRPDVAAPVVLDRARPDIRQLAAQARLPGAIFLALLVLGLIDPRIVSSGNLWNIAIQTSYLALFAMAQTMVLLTRGFDLSLGFTVSLVSVISAMVMTGTGDMPILWGIAAGLGVGVLIGGLNGFLIAGIGINPLVTTLGMANIVMALASTVSGGFPVPGIPETFTDALAEGRLIGVPVPILFAALCFALLFLVLRFTVFGRGLYLIGANPRAATAAGVRTRRVVAIDYVVCSLLAAIGAMLLTARTGSGEPNLGGNLTLESIAAAVVGGVRLTGGEGGVTAALLGALFITVISNAMNLMQVDGYLQQVLLGLIILASLILGRDHKKR, encoded by the coding sequence ATGTCTGATCGACCAGACGTCGCGGCTCCGGTCGTTCTTGACCGCGCTCGCCCGGATATCCGACAGCTTGCGGCGCAGGCCAGGCTGCCGGGGGCCATATTCCTGGCCCTGCTGGTTCTCGGTTTGATCGACCCGCGAATCGTTTCAAGCGGCAATCTTTGGAACATCGCGATCCAGACCAGTTATCTCGCACTCTTTGCCATGGCGCAGACCATGGTGCTGCTAACGCGGGGCTTCGACCTATCGCTCGGTTTTACCGTCTCGCTCGTCAGCGTCATATCGGCGATGGTGATGACCGGAACCGGGGATATGCCAATCCTGTGGGGAATCGCGGCTGGCCTCGGCGTCGGCGTGCTGATCGGTGGGCTGAACGGCTTCCTGATCGCTGGTATCGGCATCAACCCACTGGTGACGACGCTCGGCATGGCCAACATTGTCATGGCGCTGGCATCGACCGTCAGCGGCGGCTTTCCCGTGCCGGGCATTCCCGAGACCTTCACGGACGCCCTGGCGGAAGGACGGCTGATCGGCGTCCCGGTGCCCATCCTGTTCGCCGCGCTGTGTTTCGCGCTGCTGTTCCTGGTCCTGCGCTTCACCGTGTTCGGCCGCGGCCTGTATCTCATCGGCGCCAACCCTCGCGCGGCGACGGCGGCGGGCGTTCGGACCCGACGCGTGGTTGCGATCGACTATGTGGTCTGCTCGCTGCTGGCCGCGATCGGCGCCATGCTGCTCACCGCGCGCACGGGATCAGGAGAGCCCAATCTCGGCGGCAACCTGACACTGGAATCGATAGCGGCGGCCGTGGTCGGTGGCGTGCGCCTCACCGGCGGAGAAGGAGGCGTCACCGCCGCTCTGCTCGGTGCCCTGTTCATCACGGTCATTTCCAACGCCATGAATCTCATGCAGGTCGACGGCTATCTGCAGCAGGTTCTTTTGGGCCTGATCATTCTGGCTAGCCTGATACTCGGTCGCGATCACAAGAAACGCTAA